The following coding sequences lie in one Cannabis sativa cultivar Pink pepper isolate KNU-18-1 chromosome 5, ASM2916894v1, whole genome shotgun sequence genomic window:
- the LOC115717091 gene encoding UDP-glucose 4-epimerase GEPI48 isoform X1 produces the protein MAKKSILVTGGAGYIGSHTVLQLLLGGFNTVVVDNLDNASQIAIERVKELAADFGKNLSFHKIDLRDKPALEKIFSETKFDAVIHFAGLKAVGESVKEPLRYYNNNLIGTISLLEVMAAHGCKKLVFSSSATVYGWPKEVPCTEEFPIGAVNPYGRTKLFIEEICRDIYQSDSEWKIILLRYFNPVGAHPSGYIGEDPRGIPNNLMPFVQQVAVGRRPALTVYGNDYCTKDGTGVRDYIHVVDLADGHIAALQKLDDAKIGCEVYNLGTGKGTSVLEMVAAFENASGKKIPLVIAGRRPGDAEVVYASTKKAEAELNWKAKFGIVEMCRDQWNWASKNPYGYESQENSN, from the exons ATGGCGAAGAAGAGTATACTTGTTACTGGTGGAGCTGGCTACATCGGTAGTCATACTGTTCTTCAACTTTTGCTTGGTGGGTTTAATACTGTTGTTGTTGATAATCTTGATAACGCTTCTCAAATCGCTATTGAACGAGTCAAAGAACTCGCTGCTGATTTTGGCAAAAACCTTTCTTTTCATAAG ATTGATCTCCGTGACAAACCAGCACTTGAGAAAATCTTTTCTGAAACAAA ATTTGATGCTGTTATACATTTTGCTGGATTGAAGGCAGTTGGTGAAAGTGTGAAAGAGCCATTGCGTTACTATAACAACAATTTAATTGGGACAATTTCTCTGTTGGAAGTTATGGCTGCCCATGGTTGCAAGAAG CTTGTCTTCTCCTCATCAGCAACAGTTTATGGTTGGCCAAAGGAGGTTCCATGCACAGAAGAGTTCCCCATTGGTGCAGTGAATCCATATGGACGAACTAAG CTTTTTATTGAGGAAATCTGTCGTGACATATACCAATCAGATTCAGAATGGAAAATCATATTGCTAAGATATTTCAATCCTGTTGGAGCACACCCTAGTGGATATATCGGTGAAGATCCTCGCGGAATTCCAAACAACCTGATGCCATTCGTGCAGCAAGTTGCTGTTGGGAGGAGGCCAGCCTTGACAGTTTATGGGAATGATTACTGCACAAAAGATGGAACTGGG GTACGTGACTACATTCACGTTGTTGACTTAGCCGATGGGCACATTGCTGCATTGCAGAAACTCGACGATGCAAAAATAG GTTGTGAGGTGTACAATCTAGGAACGGGAAAAGGAACGTCGGTGTTGGAGATGGTTGCAGCATTTGAAAACGCGTCTGGGAAG AAAATTCCTCTTGTGATAGCTGGAAGACGGCCTGGTGACGCCGAAGTAGTTTATGCATCGACAAAGAAGGCGGAAGCTGAATTGAACTGGAA GGCGAAATTTGGTATCGTCGAAATGTGTCGGGATCAATGGAACTGGGCTAGCAAAAATCCTTACGGCTATGAATCACAAGAAAACAGCAACTGA
- the LOC115717091 gene encoding UDP-glucose 4-epimerase GEPI48 isoform X2, which produces MITSLFCDDCIDLRDKPALEKIFSETKFDAVIHFAGLKAVGESVKEPLRYYNNNLIGTISLLEVMAAHGCKKLVFSSSATVYGWPKEVPCTEEFPIGAVNPYGRTKLFIEEICRDIYQSDSEWKIILLRYFNPVGAHPSGYIGEDPRGIPNNLMPFVQQVAVGRRPALTVYGNDYCTKDGTGVRDYIHVVDLADGHIAALQKLDDAKIGCEVYNLGTGKGTSVLEMVAAFENASGKKIPLVIAGRRPGDAEVVYASTKKAEAELNWKAKFGIVEMCRDQWNWASKNPYGYESQENSN; this is translated from the exons ATGATTACTTCTCTCTTTTGTGATGATTGT ATTGATCTCCGTGACAAACCAGCACTTGAGAAAATCTTTTCTGAAACAAA ATTTGATGCTGTTATACATTTTGCTGGATTGAAGGCAGTTGGTGAAAGTGTGAAAGAGCCATTGCGTTACTATAACAACAATTTAATTGGGACAATTTCTCTGTTGGAAGTTATGGCTGCCCATGGTTGCAAGAAG CTTGTCTTCTCCTCATCAGCAACAGTTTATGGTTGGCCAAAGGAGGTTCCATGCACAGAAGAGTTCCCCATTGGTGCAGTGAATCCATATGGACGAACTAAG CTTTTTATTGAGGAAATCTGTCGTGACATATACCAATCAGATTCAGAATGGAAAATCATATTGCTAAGATATTTCAATCCTGTTGGAGCACACCCTAGTGGATATATCGGTGAAGATCCTCGCGGAATTCCAAACAACCTGATGCCATTCGTGCAGCAAGTTGCTGTTGGGAGGAGGCCAGCCTTGACAGTTTATGGGAATGATTACTGCACAAAAGATGGAACTGGG GTACGTGACTACATTCACGTTGTTGACTTAGCCGATGGGCACATTGCTGCATTGCAGAAACTCGACGATGCAAAAATAG GTTGTGAGGTGTACAATCTAGGAACGGGAAAAGGAACGTCGGTGTTGGAGATGGTTGCAGCATTTGAAAACGCGTCTGGGAAG AAAATTCCTCTTGTGATAGCTGGAAGACGGCCTGGTGACGCCGAAGTAGTTTATGCATCGACAAAGAAGGCGGAAGCTGAATTGAACTGGAA GGCGAAATTTGGTATCGTCGAAATGTGTCGGGATCAATGGAACTGGGCTAGCAAAAATCCTTACGGCTATGAATCACAAGAAAACAGCAACTGA